The genomic stretch CAAGTGTCCGAAGTATTGATGGACGCGCTTCCGGGAACAATTATACTTGCGTTTGCAGCAATTGTTGTTGCGATTGTTTTGGGTATTCCTTTGGGAATTCTATCGGCAATCAAAAAAGGAACTTGGCTTGATACTTCTTCTGTTTTTGCAAGCGTGTTGGGCATTTCAGCTCCTTCATTTTTCATCGGAATTATCGTTGCTTATTTGTTTGGCTTTGTGCTGCATAAATATACCGGCTTGTACATGACAGGCAGCCTGTACGAATACGATGCGATTAACGGGAAACATTTAGCGCTGCAAAATTTAATTCTTCCGGCAATTACTTTAGGCATTCGTCCGTTGGCAATTATTGTGCAACTTACACGAAGCACTATGCTCGATGTGCTGAACAAAGATTACATACGCACGGCTTTTGCAAAAGGTCTGAGTAAAAATGCCGTTGTGTGGAAACACGCATTGCCAAACGCGCTGAACCCTGTAATGACTGCAGTTACAGGCTGGTTTGCCGAGCTGCTTGCAGGTGCATTTTTTGTCGAATATATTTTCAACTGGAAAGGCATCGGCAAGACAACTGTTGATGCTTTGGATAATCTTGACTTCCCCGTTGTAATGGGCAGCGTACTGATTACTGCGGCATTTTTTGTAGCCGTAAATATTCTTGCCGATGTGCTTTATGGCATCATTGACCCGAGGATAAGGATTAAATAACGTTTGGTAAAAGAAAATTAGGCTGTGCCTAATTTTAATTCGTATTTTTCTTCATGCAACACTTTCCCCCATTGATGGACTTCGATTGATTCCACAGGAACAAATCCCGCCTTTTTGTACATACTTATTGCCCTTTGCTGCACGTCTGTCGTTAATAAATACACGCTTTTATATTTCCTTGTTTTGCAATAAGATAAAGCTGTATCCAACAATTTGCTTCCGATGCCCGTTCCTCTAAAAACCGGATGAACCAAGAACCATCTTAACTGCGCAAGCTTGATTGATTTACCCAAAATAGCTATACAACCTACTATTTGACCATTGTATACCGCAAGCCAAACCTTATCTTTATCGGAAGAATAATGTTCGAGAAAATCGTAAAAAGTCTTGACTACATAGCCTTCAAATTCCTGCGAGTAACCTGATTCTTGCGCATATAATTTTCCATGCAGATAAATAAGATAGCCAATATCTCCTGGCATTAATATATCTCTGTAAACAACATTCTGAGCAAGCAATTTATTATCGTAATTGTCGGACAGCATACTCTTGATTGTCTTCATTGAACCCACCAACATTTCACTCTCTTCGAATGATAATTTGCCAATAAAATTATTAACTTGTTTGTCCGATTTATCTTGTAAACTTTTCAACAGCTTTTCTCCTGTGGCTGTCAGCTTAATGTTATGAACGCGCCTATCCTCCTTTGAAGAAGACTTTATAATAATTTTATTCTTTATGAATAACTTCACTATTCGACTTAGATAACCTTTATCCAACTTTAATAAATCACCTAATTCCTGCGCCGTGATTGAACACCGCTCGCCAATTTCATATAACACGCGTACCTCAGATAAAGAATATTCGCTTTCTAATATATGATGATTTAATATTCCTAAGTGTGCTGTATAAAAGCGGTTAAAAAGTCTGATTTGCTTAATTTTTTCTCTCATGCCACAAAGATACATAATAGTTGCCAAAAGCAACTATTATATAAGAACAAAAATTTAAAATAATTAATAAGGTACCTTATCAGCAAATACTACAATTTCTCCTTCAAATAGCTTTCAGGGTCTTCCAAAAAGGATTCTTTGCAACCTTTGGAGCAAAAGCCATACACTTTTCCTTTGTAATGAACCGTATCGCCAATGCCCGCAGTTAAAGGCATCCTGCATACAAAATCTTTTTTATTGTCCACCATACTTAATGTATATTTTGCCGAATCCTTTTTCGCCGGCATTGCCTTTTTTGTGGCTGCAACATCTTCTATTTTTGTTGAAGATGAATTGTTGCAAGATGCAGCAATCACAAGGCTTGCAGAGATTGCCACGATTGAAACTAACTTTTTCATTTGTAATTTATTTTGATTAAGAAGATTTCTTTTTCCTTTTGAAATACAAAATTAACCCGAAAACAATCATTACGATTTGAGCCGCCACCCAGAACATCGTGCTGATGTCTTTTGCAGTTTTGCCTGCGAACATCATAAACTCATGCTTATGAAAAAATGCGAACGAATAATCATCAAACTTGCCGACCGGATTAATTTTCTTCCTCAGCTTTGCCGTGGATGTTTCCACAAACACGGTTTGATTGCCACATTTTACTCTCCACACGGGCAATACTTTATCCGCAAAATCATAATCATCGTCAAATGATGTAATAGCAATGGTTTCGGAAGGTTTCATATTATTTTTCAAATAAGTATTTGCCAGATAATCTGCATATAATTCTTCGCCGTTTTGCAACAAAGTATAGTCAGATAAATTGACGAAAAATATTTTCGGTTCATCCACACGCATCTGCTTCATCAAATCTTT from Arachidicoccus sp. BS20 encodes the following:
- a CDS encoding ABC transporter permease, translated to MLNFLIKRIAYGILVLIGVVVLVFFLFQGFGDPARLVLGQSGDSATIQNVRKELALDQPKWKQFVLYLNDVSPVSVNTQQEINDKQLKGFFIGGKEKIGIKIPYLRRSYQTKQQVSEVLMDALPGTIILAFAAIVVAIVLGIPLGILSAIKKGTWLDTSSVFASVLGISAPSFFIGIIVAYLFGFVLHKYTGLYMTGSLYEYDAINGKHLALQNLILPAITLGIRPLAIIVQLTRSTMLDVLNKDYIRTAFAKGLSKNAVVWKHALPNALNPVMTAVTGWFAELLAGAFFVEYIFNWKGIGKTTVDALDNLDFPVVMGSVLITAAFFVAVNILADVLYGIIDPRIRIK
- a CDS encoding bifunctional helix-turn-helix transcriptional regulator/GNAT family N-acetyltransferase — its product is MATIMYLCGMREKIKQIRLFNRFYTAHLGILNHHILESEYSLSEVRVLYEIGERCSITAQELGDLLKLDKGYLSRIVKLFIKNKIIIKSSSKEDRRVHNIKLTATGEKLLKSLQDKSDKQVNNFIGKLSFEESEMLVGSMKTIKSMLSDNYDNKLLAQNVVYRDILMPGDIGYLIYLHGKLYAQESGYSQEFEGYVVKTFYDFLEHYSSDKDKVWLAVYNGQIVGCIAILGKSIKLAQLRWFLVHPVFRGTGIGSKLLDTALSYCKTRKYKSVYLLTTDVQQRAISMYKKAGFVPVESIEVHQWGKVLHEEKYELKLGTA
- a CDS encoding YHS domain-containing protein; protein product: MKKLVSIVAISASLVIAASCNNSSSTKIEDVAATKKAMPAKKDSAKYTLSMVDNKKDFVCRMPLTAGIGDTVHYKGKVYGFCSKGCKESFLEDPESYLKEKL